A genome region from Vulpes lagopus strain Blue_001 chromosome 7, ASM1834538v1, whole genome shotgun sequence includes the following:
- the LOC121495374 gene encoding 60S ribosomal protein L30-like, which produces MVAAKMTKKSLELINSRLQLVMKSGKYVLGYKQTLKMMRHGKAKLVILANNCPALRKSEMEYYTMLTKTGVHHYSGNNIELGIACGKYYRVCTLAIIDPGYSDIIRSLSEQTGEK; this is translated from the coding sequence ATGGTGGCTGCAAAGATGACGAAAAAGTCGCTGGAGTTGATCAACTCTAGGCTCCAACTCGTTATGAAAAGTGGAAAGTATGTGCTGGGGTACAAGCAGACCCTGAAAATGATGAGACATGGCAAAGCGAAACTGGTCATCCTGGCCAACAACTGCCCTGCTTTGAGGAAATCTGAAATGGAATACTACACCATGTTGACCAAAACTGGTGTCCATCACTACAGTGGCAATAATATTGAATTGGGCATAGCATGTGGGAAATACTACAGAGTATGCACTCTGGCTATCATTGATCCAGGTTATTCTGATATCATTAGAAGCCTGTCAGAACAGACTGGTGAAAAGTAA